The Campylobacter armoricus sequence CCTATATGGATAGTTCCAAAACCTATTTTAGATATTTTATATTATAATCCACTTTTACATATTATGGAGCTTTTAAAATATAATTTTTTTCAAAATTATCCATTACTTGATGATTATAATTATTACTATCCTATTATATGTTTGGGTGTGATTTTATTTTTAGGTTTGTTTTTTTATTATTTTACTAGAGAAAAGTTGATAGCAGTGCGATGATAAAGTTAGTTAATTTAACCAAATCTTTTCCTTTGCGTAATGGTGGTAGACATTATGTTTTTAAAAATTTAAGTTTTGAGTTTCCTGAAAATTGTAGTATAGGTTTAATGGGTCGTAATGGTGCTGGAAAATCTACTCTAATGAAGCTTCTAAGCGGATCTTTGCTTCCAGATAGAGGTAAAATTATAACCAATAAAAAATTATCCTGGCCTTTAGGTTTAGCAGGTGCATTTCAACATAGGCTTTCAGCAAGAGATAATGCTCGCTTTGTGGCTAGAGTGTATGGTTATAAAGGAAAGGCTTTAGAAGAAAAAATTCGTTTTGTAGAAGATTTTGCCGAACTTGGTAAATTTTTTGATGAACCTATGAATACTTATTCGGCTGGTATGAGTGCTAGAATATCTTTTGGTTTAAGTATGGCATTTGACTTTGATTATTATTTAATTGATGAAGCAGGAGCTGTAGGAGATCCTAAATTTAGAGAAAAAAGTTCTAAAATTTATAAAGAAAAACTAAGCCAATCAAAAGTTATTATGGTTTCGCATAATGTAGCTGAAATTAAAGAATGGTGTGATAAAATTATATTTATGCAAGATGGACAAGCTACAATATATGATGATGTGGATGAAGGTATAGCGATATATCAAGGAAAAATAAATGCAAAATGAGTTATTGACAAAATTTAAAAATTTAGAAATATTTAATTCTTTTAAAATTGTATTGATTTTAACAGCATTTGTTGTATTTTATTATGTTTTTATAGCAGCAAATCGCTATGTGAGTGAAAGTGTTTTAAGTGTGAAATCAACTACAGGAGATAGCGGTGCTATTACTGGTATAGCAGCACTTTTGACAAATAATTCTTTTTCAAGTGATGATATTAATTATTTGAAATCTTATATTCACTCTTTAGATATGTTAAATATCTTAGAGGAAAAAATTCAAATCCGTGAGTTATATCAAAAACAAAAGCTTGATTTTTTTTATAGTATTTCCTCATCGGCTGATCAAGAGGATTTTTTAAAATATTATAAAAATCGCGTTAAGATTACTCAAGAAAATTCAGCTAATGGGCTTTTGCGTGTGGAAGTTGAAGGTTTTAATCCTCAAAGTGCACATTTAATAGCTTCAACCATAGTTAAAGAAAGTGAAAAATTTATCAATGAAATTTCACATAAAGCTGCAAGAGATCAAATGCAATTTGCTGAAGAAGAGCTTTTGCAGTTTAAAAAAAGATATCAAAAGGCTAAAGATGAACTTTTAGCTTTTCAAAATAAATATGGAGTATTTGATCCGCTTAAACAAGCAGAGGGTACACTGAAACTTATTGGTGAGCTTGAGTCAAAAATAGCTGCCAAAGAGGCGGAACTTTTAATGATGCAAAGTTATATTAATGATAATGCACCACAAATTATTACCATAAAAAGTGAAATTACTGCTTTAAAAAAACAACTCCAAAAAGAAAAATCTAAAGTTTCATCACCAAAATCATCTCAAAAACTTAATGATCTTGCAGCTAAATTTCAAGATTTAACCATAGAGGTTGGTTTTGCAGAAAGTGCATATACGGCTGCTTTAAAAGCCTATGAGAGTGCAAGAATAGAAGCTTTAAGAAAGATAAAACAAGTAGTTATAGTTCAAAGCCCAAGTTTGCCTCAAAGTGCAAAATATCCAGAATCTTTATATAATATACTCACGGCTTTTATGATTTTATCCCTAATTTTTGGAATTGTTAAATTTATTAAAATGATTATAGAGGAGCATAGATACTAATGAAAAAAGTATTTTTATTTTTAATTTTACCTTTGTTTTTATTTTCTGCAGTTGATGTTTCTCAAATTGCAAAAATTCAAAACCAATCATTAAGTCCAACTATAGAACCACAAATTATAAATTATGATAGTAATCAAAGTGATTTTAATCAAACTCAAGCTTCAGTAATTAAAGTTTTCGGAGCTCATTTATTTAATGGTAATTTTACTAAATTTACTCAGCATGTTTATAATCCTGATTATAAATTAGCAGTAGGTGATAGGATAAATATCAAAATTTGGGGTGCGGTAGAATTTATACAAACTTTAACAGTAGATTCTCAAGGAAATATTTTCATACCAAAAGTAGGTGCTATTAATCTTTTGGGGGTAAAAAATAGTGCTTTAGTGCAAGTTATCACAAAAGCTATTAATAAAATTTATAAAAGTAATGTCTATGTATATGCAGATATGGATATTTATCAAAATGTGTCAATTTTTGTTACAGGAAATGTTAATCAGCCTGGACTTTATCAAGGTCTAAGTTCAGATTCTATCATACAATATTTAGATAAAGCAAAAGGTATAAATTTAGAATATGGTAGTTTCAGAGATATACAAATTTTAAGAGATAATAAAGTTATAAAACATGTAGATCTATATGATTTTTTACTTAAAGGACAACTTGATCTTTTTCCATTTAGAATGGGAGATGTGATTTTAGTTGGTAGTGTGCAAAAGTATGTTTTTGTAGAGGGAGATGTGCAAAAACCTTTTAGATTTGAACTAAGTAATGATATTTTAAATTTAGAAGATATAGCAAGGGTTGCAGGGGCTAAACCTATAGTAACTAATGCTGTGGTAAAAAGCTATAGAGATGATCATAAGCTTCATATAGATGCTTATAGTAAAAAGCAATTTTTGGGTGTGAAATTATACAATGGTGACGAGATAGAATTTAGACCTGATTATACAGCACAAAATATTAATATCAGTATAGAAGGCGAGCATAGCGGTTTGCATTCGGTGGTAGTAAAAAAAGGCACCACCTTAGCTGAACTTGCTAAAATGATCTTAGTTAATGATCAATCAAACATTAATGCTTTGCAAGTGTTTAGAAAAAGTGTTGCAGCTACTCAAAAACAACTTATAGAAGCCCAGCTTAAAGAGCTTGAGACACTAGCACTAACAAGTTCTTCGGTAAATGCTGAACAAGCTAGTATTAGAGCAACACAAGCAAAAACTATATTAGAATTTATTGAGCGTGCAAAACAAGCCCAACCAAAAGGACAAATCGTTATAGACAATGTTAAAGCGTATAATTCTATAGTTTTAGAAGAGGGTGATATAGTGAATGTCCCTAGTAAAAATAATATTGTTTTAGTTCAAGGTGAAGTTTCTATACCTGGTGCATTTGTGTATATGGATAAAGAAAAATTAAGATATTATATCAACTTAGCTGGTGGTTTTAGTGATAGGGCTGATATATCAAGAGTTTTAGTAATTAATGCTAATGGTAAAGCGACTAAATATAGTGGTAGAAGTTCAGCAGATATCAAAGCAGGAGATTCTATTTTAGTCTTACCAAAAGTTGATAGTCAAAATTTACAAATCTTTAGCATGCTAACACAAATTTTATATCAAATAGCTATTGCAACTAATGTAGTATTAAATATATAGGAATTTAGATGAGTCAAATAGATGCGATTAAAATAGCCAAAGAAGTTTTTGAAATAGAATCTAAAACTATTTTGGATTTGTGTGATAGCCTCAATGAAAATTTTAGCAATGCAGTTGAGTTGATTTTATCTATCAAAGGTAGATGTGTAGTAAGTGGTATGGGTAAGTCAGGTCACATAGGAGCTAAGATAGCTGCAACTTTAGCTAGCACAGGCACTCCAAGTTTTTTTATGCATCCAGGTGAAGCTTTACATGGAGACCTTGGTATGCTTACGAGTGAAGATGTGCTTGTAGCTATTTCAAATTCAGGAGAAACTGAAGAGGTTTTAAAACTTATACCCGTAATAAAAAAAAGAAAAATTCCTTTAATTGTCATGGCAGGTAATGAAAAATCCACTTTGGCTAAACAAGCTGATGTTTTTATTAAAATATCAGTAAAAAAAGAAGCTTGTCCGCTTCAACTTGCTCCAACTTCCTCAACTACTGCTACATTGGCAATGGGTGATGCTATTGCAGTAGTTTTAATGAGAGCAAGGAAATTTAAACCAGATGATTTTGCTTTATTTCATCCAGGAGGAAGCTTAGGTAGAAAGCTTTTAACTAGAGTGAGTGATTTAATGGTATCTAGTAACTTACCTATAGTAAGTCTTGAGAGTGAATTTAATGAGCTAGTTGATGTGATGACTAGTGGTAAATTAGGACTTTGCATAGTACTTGAGGATGAAAAACTAGTTGGGATTATCACAGATGGAGACTTAAGAAGAGCTTTAAGAGCAGATGATAAGCCAAGATTTGATTTTAAAGCTAAAGAAATTATGAGCGAAAATCCAAAAACTATAGAAGCAAATGCTATGGCAAGTGAGGCAGAAGAGCTTATGTTAAAACATAAGATTAAAGAAATAGTTGTTACTCAAGATGAAAAAATAGTAGGCATCATACAGCTTTATGCGATAGGAAATATGTGAAACTTTCTATTGTTATACCTTTTGGTTTAAGTCAGGAAAGGATTTATATAAAAGATCGTGTTATCCAAAAAGCATGTGAATTTAAAAGTGATAATAGGATTGAATATATTTTTGTTGAAGGATATTCTTCTTTAAAAAATAATTTAAAATGTGTTATTGAAGAAAAAGGACATATTTATCTTAAAGATGAAAGTCAAAAAGAATTTTTCTCACAAGGCAAATGTCGCAATCTAGGTGCATCATTTGCAAACTCTGATGTAGTGATGTTTTTAGATGTGGATTATTATTTATCATGGAAATCCTTAGAATGTATTTTAGAACTTATTGATATAAAAGAAATAGCTTCAAAGCCAAATCATATTTTATCTTTACCGGTTATGTTTTTAAATAAAGAAGGTAGTGAATTTATTTATACTCAAGATAAAAAATTATGGGATGGTTTGATAAAAAACGATCTGATTAGTGGAAAAAAAGAATGGATTAAGTTTTTTGCTCCAAGTTCTACTTCTAGTGTAGTGGTTAATAAGCATAAATTTTTAACACTTGGTGGAAATGATGAGCGATTCGTAGGCCATGGATATGAAGATTTTGATCTTTTAGCAAGAATTTTATACTCTTGTGTTGATTTAGAGCAAATGCCAACTAATTTAAGCTACGATGCAAGAAATTGGAATTTCAAAAATTTTGAAGGTTTTAGAGCTTGGCTTGCTTTGCTTGGATATGAAGCAAGTTTTCATGGGGTGTATTTATATCATTTTTATCATGATGAACCAAATCAAAATGGCTATATGGATAATAAACACAAAAATCATCAAAGATTTTATAAACATATATCAAATATCAAAGTGCATTCTATAAGGCACTTATGTGATAAAAGTGTTTATCGACATAATGTTTTATTTATCCATGCTCAAGAATTATTATATTCTATAAAAGAAATATTGCCTTATGTAGGCAATATTATACATATTAAAGAAAATGATTTAACTTGTAAACATCAAAAGGAACTTGAAGATATAATTGTAGAAAATCAAATTTGTAAAGTTTTGTTGATAGATGAATATATCAAAAATAAACACTTGTTAGATTTTTTTAAAAAACTAGATTTAGAGATTATTTATTTTGAAAAAGGAATTTTACCTGAGTCATATTTGATAACCAGTGATAAAAATAAAATATTAGAATTTGATAAAATTTTACTACAGCAAGATCAAATAGCACAAGTAAGATTATATTTAAAAAACTTATCAAAAAAAGATAATGAAAAATTTTTAAATTTTATGATAGAAAAAAATATAGATAAAAATGATATGGAAGTTTTTGCAAATTTTTTAATTAATGATTTATATTGTTTTGGTAAAAAAGAACAAGGGATTATAAAATTTTATAAAATAAATTTAAAAAATAAAAAATGTTTTTTTAAAAATATTCAAAAAAGTAAATATAGTTTAAATTCTTTGGTTTATAAGCCTTTCATATATGAGATTTTATCATTTTCATTGATAAAAATGTTGAGTAAATATACAGGTTTGAAATTTATGCAAGCTAAAATTTCTCATACGAAATTTTATCGTTTATTTCAAAAGTTTTTCTATAGCACAAAACTAATTTTTAGTGATTCTAAATTTTTAAAGCAGTTTAAAAATGCAGACTAAAACCGTAGTAGGCGTAGTAATCCCCATATACAATGTAGAAAAATATCTAAAAGAATGTTTAGATAGTGTAATCAATCAAACTTATACTAATTTAGAAATCATACTAGTAAATGATGGCAGTACAGATGAAAACTCACTCAATATTGCAAAAGAATATACTCTAAAAGATAAAAGAATAACTCTTTTTGATAAAAAAAATGGTGGACAAAGTACAGCTAGAAATACAGGTATAGAATATTTTAGCGGAGAATATAAACTCAAAAATAAAACTAAAAATTTAAAAAAAAATTCTTTAATAGAATTTAACATAGAAGGTAATAATCCTTATGAAATATATACTGTATATAAAAGCTATAAAGCTTTTAATGACGAACAAGATTTAACTAACTTTACTTATCCTATTATAGATTATATTATTTTTTTAGATTCTGATGATTATTGGGAATTAAACTGCATAGAAGAATGTGTGCCTAGAATGGATGGGGTAGA is a genomic window containing:
- a CDS encoding ABC transporter ATP-binding protein, whose protein sequence is MIKLVNLTKSFPLRNGGRHYVFKNLSFEFPENCSIGLMGRNGAGKSTLMKLLSGSLLPDRGKIITNKKLSWPLGLAGAFQHRLSARDNARFVARVYGYKGKALEEKIRFVEDFAELGKFFDEPMNTYSAGMSARISFGLSMAFDFDYYLIDEAGAVGDPKFREKSSKIYKEKLSQSKVIMVSHNVAEIKEWCDKIIFMQDGQATIYDDVDEGIAIYQGKINAK
- a CDS encoding capsule biosynthesis protein; the protein is MQNELLTKFKNLEIFNSFKIVLILTAFVVFYYVFIAANRYVSESVLSVKSTTGDSGAITGIAALLTNNSFSSDDINYLKSYIHSLDMLNILEEKIQIRELYQKQKLDFFYSISSSADQEDFLKYYKNRVKITQENSANGLLRVEVEGFNPQSAHLIASTIVKESEKFINEISHKAARDQMQFAEEELLQFKKRYQKAKDELLAFQNKYGVFDPLKQAEGTLKLIGELESKIAAKEAELLMMQSYINDNAPQIITIKSEITALKKQLQKEKSKVSSPKSSQKLNDLAAKFQDLTIEVGFAESAYTAALKAYESARIEALRKIKQVVIVQSPSLPQSAKYPESLYNILTAFMILSLIFGIVKFIKMIIEEHRY
- a CDS encoding polysaccharide biosynthesis/export family protein gives rise to the protein MKKVFLFLILPLFLFSAVDVSQIAKIQNQSLSPTIEPQIINYDSNQSDFNQTQASVIKVFGAHLFNGNFTKFTQHVYNPDYKLAVGDRINIKIWGAVEFIQTLTVDSQGNIFIPKVGAINLLGVKNSALVQVITKAINKIYKSNVYVYADMDIYQNVSIFVTGNVNQPGLYQGLSSDSIIQYLDKAKGINLEYGSFRDIQILRDNKVIKHVDLYDFLLKGQLDLFPFRMGDVILVGSVQKYVFVEGDVQKPFRFELSNDILNLEDIARVAGAKPIVTNAVVKSYRDDHKLHIDAYSKKQFLGVKLYNGDEIEFRPDYTAQNINISIEGEHSGLHSVVVKKGTTLAELAKMILVNDQSNINALQVFRKSVAATQKQLIEAQLKELETLALTSSSVNAEQASIRATQAKTILEFIERAKQAQPKGQIVIDNVKAYNSIVLEEGDIVNVPSKNNIVLVQGEVSIPGAFVYMDKEKLRYYINLAGGFSDRADISRVLVINANGKATKYSGRSSADIKAGDSILVLPKVDSQNLQIFSMLTQILYQIAIATNVVLNI
- a CDS encoding KpsF/GutQ family sugar-phosphate isomerase — translated: MSQIDAIKIAKEVFEIESKTILDLCDSLNENFSNAVELILSIKGRCVVSGMGKSGHIGAKIAATLASTGTPSFFMHPGEALHGDLGMLTSEDVLVAISNSGETEEVLKLIPVIKKRKIPLIVMAGNEKSTLAKQADVFIKISVKKEACPLQLAPTSSTTATLAMGDAIAVVLMRARKFKPDDFALFHPGGSLGRKLLTRVSDLMVSSNLPIVSLESEFNELVDVMTSGKLGLCIVLEDEKLVGIITDGDLRRALRADDKPRFDFKAKEIMSENPKTIEANAMASEAEELMLKHKIKEIVVTQDEKIVGIIQLYAIGNM
- a CDS encoding galactosyltransferase-related protein, which gives rise to MKLSIVIPFGLSQERIYIKDRVIQKACEFKSDNRIEYIFVEGYSSLKNNLKCVIEEKGHIYLKDESQKEFFSQGKCRNLGASFANSDVVMFLDVDYYLSWKSLECILELIDIKEIASKPNHILSLPVMFLNKEGSEFIYTQDKKLWDGLIKNDLISGKKEWIKFFAPSSTSSVVVNKHKFLTLGGNDERFVGHGYEDFDLLARILYSCVDLEQMPTNLSYDARNWNFKNFEGFRAWLALLGYEASFHGVYLYHFYHDEPNQNGYMDNKHKNHQRFYKHISNIKVHSIRHLCDKSVYRHNVLFIHAQELLYSIKEILPYVGNIIHIKENDLTCKHQKELEDIIVENQICKVLLIDEYIKNKHLLDFFKKLDLEIIYFEKGILPESYLITSDKNKILEFDKILLQQDQIAQVRLYLKNLSKKDNEKFLNFMIEKNIDKNDMEVFANFLINDLYCFGKKEQGIIKFYKINLKNKKCFFKNIQKSKYSLNSLVYKPFIYEILSFSLIKMLSKYTGLKFMQAKISHTKFYRLFQKFFYSTKLIFSDSKFLKQFKNAD